A region of the Paramormyrops kingsleyae isolate MSU_618 chromosome 6, PKINGS_0.4, whole genome shotgun sequence genome:
TGATATTGTGTGTGAGAGAACCTTTGACTCAAAGATGGGGAAACATTAAACCAAAGGGTCATGTGGGGCCTGTGACTCTAACATGGGGAGACATTAAGGTGGATGATCAGACGGATCTGCAGAGGGTGAAATATGTAAGCAGAGCCTCAACGTGCCGCCTCCCCTGTCACCGCAGAGCCACAGGATTCGGCGGGATGAACCGTGAGCAGGGTCCCGCCAAGTCGCCTGAGGAGATGTACATCCAGCAGAAGGTGCGGGTGCTGCTCATGCTGAAGAAGATGGGATCCAATgtgagtacccccccccccccatcacacacacacgcgcactcCTTCTGACGGCTGTTAATAATTCATAGCCCATACCCTGCTCTTCATTATCTCCACTCCTTTGGGTGTGACGGCTGCAGTGACTGCAGTGCTGAGCAGCAGCATCTCATCACGCTCCGTTATATCACCATCTACGGCTTTTCTTTGGCACCTGGTTCTGTTTGTGTGGAAAGTTTACCGAGAGATTTCGGTGGGAAGCAGCTGGCTGTCAGGCGGCTCAGGCGGAGCTTcattctctgctgcagatattgagGGACTTTACTTAAATAGCTAATACTGCAAAGGCTGCAGTCGTCTGAGCCTGTGCTAGGCAGTCCTAGGCACTGCAACCAGAGGGGGGGTTCTGGCCAGGCCAGTGCCTTCCCATTACTGGTTTGAGGAGATgcactctgtctgtgtgtgatcaTACAGACCAGCAGGTGTAACCATAACCAGAATAACAACGACCATCTGGGGCTCATATGTGCTGAAACTCACAACTCAGATCCTGAATCAGATGTAGCAGCATCTTATGAATTGTACAATTTTGGCTGCATAAAAATTTGCAGTGGCTGAAAGCTGCTCCGTCATGTTCCccctgtatcccccccccccccccatctccctcccAGCTGACGCCGAGCGAGGAGGCTTTCCTTCGAAACTACGCCGGTGTGGTCCACAGCCAGATGAGCCAGCTGCCACAGCACCCCATCGACCAGGGTAGGTGGGAAGTGACTCAGCCATGATGGGGGCAGGAGGCAGGGGGGTGCAGGCAGCTTGGTCAATGAGTAAAAGAACGCTGTATTACCATAGTAACACTTCTGTAGAAGGCGTGTGATAAGGAAGGACCTGCTTCTGCTGTCAGGAAAATATGAGCTTACATACATTCCAGCTGAGGTTGAATGAACAGTCTTGAAGAGAAGAAATACAGGTCaccagaaggttgcaggttttAGTCTCAGATCCAGGCCCCATGTCCGACCCTCCTGCACTCCATCAGCGGATAAATGCCTGACTTTCAGAATCAGATATTGCCTGTAAGTTGGTTTTGTCGTATTCTAATTGAGCTCACATCAGTGGTGCAATACCAGGTAAATCCAGTCCTGAGTAGCGAGAGCAGCGCAGCGACATCTGCAGGTAAAGCCATATCACTGTAGCAGCACTCACGTGACAGTCAGTCTGTTCATTAGTGCTTTTAAAGCTTTGATGCATCATAGCTGTCCCATCAATTCATTCAAAATAGTTATTGTGTGTGTTAACAGGAATTGCTCTTTTTTTCCCGAAAACTGGTGTTATGTTAACAATACAGATGCCTTTGTATGTGATCCTGGATTTAAGCTATTAATTGTTACCGATCAAAGCACTCACTGGTTTGAAGGGAACAATTTGAGAGCAGTTTGTTTCCAAATTGTGGACCTGGAGGCACGCCCTTTGTGGTGACCTCTGGATGTCTGAAGGTAGAACCTTGCCACACACCAGCTCCACAAAGCAGTTTGGGGTCTTTGCACGGGAGGGATTTTCTGGGGTCTTTGCACGGGAGGGATTTTCTGGGGTCTTTGCACGGGAGGGAGCTTCTGGGGTGTTTGCATAGGCGGGAGCTTCTGGGGTCTTTGCATAGGCGGGAGCTTCTGGGGTCTTTGCATAGGCGGGAGCTTCTGGGGTCTTTGCATAGGCGGGAGCTTCTGGGGTCTTTGCATAGGCGGGAGCTTCTGGAGTCTTTGCATAGGCAGGAGCTTCTGGGGTCTTTGCACGGGAGGGACCTTCTGGGGTCTTTGCATAGGCGGGAGCTTCTGGGGTCTTTGCACGGGAGGGAGCTTCTGGGGTCTTTGCACGGGAGGGAGCTTCTGGGGTCTTTGCACGGGAGGGAGCTTCTGGGGTCTTTGCTCGGGCGGGAGCTTCTGGGGTCTTTGCTCGGGCGAGAGCTTCTGGGGTCTTTGCATAGGCGGGAGCTTCTGGGGTCTTTGCATAGGCGGGAGCTTCTGGGGTCTTTGCATAGGCGGGAGTTCTTGCCCCTTGGTGATGTTGCTGTATAAATAACCTTCACTTTCCTATGGGCATGAAAGAAATTTACTTTACGGGAAACGGGTGCTGTATTGCTCTCTGAATATATCTGTATGAATTTTATTGGGAAAAATTTTTAGAATATTATAAGTAGTCTACATGTATTAGTAATTTAGAATGCTTAGTGAAATGAATTAGAAATGATCTtggtaaatatttaaatattataaaGCTGTTTTGGCcacaaataattacattttgccattactgcaataaacaaaaaatgtatagcAACCTCAGATTTAATTTTTGTCGGGTTTTTTATGGACGCTAGGGGTCGCCATGTTAATAGATATTAGAATAAGTGCTTTTTTTTGACTCGGTGGCGGTAGATGGCTGGCGCAGCCTTGAGAAGCTGCTGCTGATTTCCTCTCTCATTTCCCCCTTGCTTCTGTGTGTGACCTTATTGTGGTGCTCGCCTGCTGCGTATCCAGCGCATACATCGAGTCGTCTTGAAAATGGCAGTTCAAAAAAATGCTAACTGCCTTTTTTATTTCCTTCTCATGGGTGTCTGAATAAAAAGGGCAATAAAACATTTGGCCTCTTGTTCTTAATTTGCAGGTGAACAAACCCGGTTCTGCCAAAATTATGTTGAGGTTTAAAGCCGTAAGATATTGTCGCCTCTGACTTTGGGCGGGGATAACGGTAAAGCGCTTGAGACGATGCAtagttgtgaaaatgcgctattcAAATAGATTTGAATGGAATTGTTATTCGATCAGATTTATATTCCTTCCTATATATTGCACATCATATCTTCATATGTGTGTTCAGTTCGCTTAATCATAAAACGATGATCTGATGCAAACATCACATCCGCACAAATGACGGCCAGTCTTTATCTGCTTGAGAGCCTAATTCTTCCAGCTTTCCGAAAAC
Encoded here:
- the ctnnbip1 gene encoding beta-catenin-interacting protein 1 — translated: MNREQGPAKSPEEMYIQQKVRVLLMLKKMGSNLTPSEEAFLRNYAGVVHSQMSQLPQHPIDQGAEDVVMAFSRSETEDRRQ